From a single Pseudobutyrivibrio xylanivorans genomic region:
- the fliY gene encoding flagellar motor switch phosphatase FliY produces the protein MAEATLTKEQQDTLGEIANISMGSSATSLSALLNNLKVDITTPKIDLIRKSEALDDYHNVCVLVHINYVKGLSGSNVLILKENDVKIIADLMMGGDGSNTAGEIGEIQLSAVSEAMNQMMGSAASSMSQLLNRLVDISPPKTDNIDVESVKIFEKLFESPEIDFVKITFDLKIGNLIDSVMVQLYPISFALDMVHLFDKKDE, from the coding sequence ATGGCAGAAGCTACTTTAACAAAAGAACAACAGGATACACTAGGTGAGATTGCTAATATTAGTATGGGATCATCAGCAACTTCACTCAGTGCATTGTTAAATAATTTAAAGGTTGATATTACAACACCAAAGATTGATCTCATAAGAAAAAGTGAGGCTTTGGATGATTATCATAATGTATGCGTATTAGTTCATATCAATTATGTAAAGGGACTTTCCGGAAGTAATGTTTTAATTTTAAAGGAAAATGACGTAAAAATAATTGCTGACCTAATGATGGGAGGAGATGGAAGCAATACAGCTGGAGAAATTGGCGAAATACAGCTGAGTGCGGTATCAGAAGCAATGAACCAGATGATGGGAAGCGCAGCATCATCAATGTCGCAGCTACTGAATAGATTAGTGGATATATCGCCACCAAAGACAGACAATATCGATGTTGAGAGTGTAAAGATATTTGAAAAACTATTTGAATCACCAGAAATAGATTTTGTAAAGATTACATTTGATTTAAAGATAGGTAATCTGATTGATTCAGTTATGGTGCAGTTATATCCTATTTCTTTTGCATTAGACATGGTACATCTATTTGATAAAAAGGATGAATAA
- a CDS encoding DUF3881 family protein, with translation MHQYLPAIGFSKLNKDALEEIVNEVILRPDYQESAIDLEGNQFVELRYMVADNVGLVLRGIYNENDEFILDYYYPTFFGSIVSIKNDVEVIKQTDKDNYYVMCDEIRLGVNLIFQLQNMGEFLRHNISNGKSADKEIMLAALSTEGKILLPVHDNEKSRIKEKLNNQKRINLVEQAREGNEEALESLTMDEIDLYQRISRRVTREDILSVVTTFFMPYGIENDKYEILGNILDVKYVVNHLTMEELVLLTVDSNDVILEVCINKNNLFGEPAIGRRFKGIIWLQGTVDFS, from the coding sequence ATGCATCAATATTTACCTGCAATAGGTTTCAGTAAACTTAATAAAGACGCACTTGAAGAGATAGTAAATGAAGTAATATTACGTCCGGATTATCAGGAGTCAGCAATTGATTTGGAAGGAAATCAATTTGTTGAGTTAAGGTATATGGTTGCAGATAATGTAGGATTAGTTCTTAGAGGAATCTATAATGAAAATGATGAATTTATCTTAGATTACTATTATCCTACATTCTTCGGCAGCATAGTATCAATAAAAAATGATGTTGAAGTAATTAAGCAAACAGACAAGGATAATTACTATGTTATGTGCGATGAAATCAGATTAGGTGTTAATCTGATTTTCCAGCTTCAGAACATGGGAGAGTTTCTGCGTCATAATATTTCAAATGGAAAGAGCGCAGATAAAGAAATTATGCTTGCTGCTCTTTCTACAGAAGGAAAGATTTTATTACCTGTTCATGATAATGAAAAAAGCAGGATAAAAGAAAAACTCAACAATCAAAAGCGTATAAATTTAGTTGAGCAGGCTCGAGAAGGCAATGAAGAAGCTTTGGAGAGTCTGACAATGGATGAAATTGATTTATACCAGAGAATATCTCGAAGAGTTACTAGGGAGGATATTCTTAGTGTAGTTACCACATTTTTCATGCCATATGGAATCGAAAACGATAAGTATGAGATTCTAGGAAATATTTTAGATGTAAAGTATGTGGTAAATCATCTTACTATGGAGGAACTTGTTCTACTGACAGTTGATAGTAATGATGTGATTTTAGAGGTATGTATAAATAAAAATAATCTCTTTGGTGAGCCAGCAATAGGAAGACGTTTTAAAGGTATAATTTGGCTTCAGGGAACTGTTGATTTTTCATAA
- a CDS encoding DUF4446 family protein has translation MIEQYLGFSSDYIIIGLAALVLIMMILLIVFIVQMSKLKKRYRIFMQGSTARSLEDTLIYRLEQVDELIEANASNERNIDSIFKNMQSCFQKFGLVKYDAFNEMGGKLSFSLCMLNENNSGYIINAMHSREGCYTYVKEIIDGNSIIQLADEEKQALEQALGGM, from the coding sequence ATGATAGAACAATATTTAGGATTTAGTTCAGATTACATAATTATAGGACTTGCAGCATTGGTTCTAATTATGATGATTCTTTTAATAGTTTTCATCGTACAGATGTCAAAGCTTAAAAAGAGATACAGAATTTTTATGCAGGGAAGCACAGCAAGATCATTAGAGGATACTTTGATTTATAGATTAGAGCAGGTTGATGAACTTATTGAAGCTAATGCCAGCAATGAAAGAAATATTGATTCAATATTTAAAAATATGCAAAGCTGCTTCCAAAAGTTTGGACTTGTAAAGTATGATGCATTTAATGAGATGGGTGGAAAGCTAAGTTTTTCACTTTGCATGCTTAACGAAAATAATTCAGGATATATAATTAATGCTATGCATTCAAGAGAAGGATGCTATACTTATGTTAAGGAGATTATAGATGGAAATTCTATAATTCAGCTTGCAGATGAAGAGAAGCAGGCACTAGAACAAGCTTTAGGTGGAATGTAA
- a CDS encoding ParB/RepB/Spo0J family partition protein — protein sequence MATKKGGLGKGLDSLIVNKNEGVVAVNPEQHGAPVEVDINKVEPNKLQPRKNFDEDKLQDLAENIKLHGIINPLIVQDRGKYYEIIGGERRWRAARIAGFKKVPVIIMKLSEQEFVEISLIDNIQREQLNPIEEAMAFARLIDEFKLKQDEVAERVSKSRTTITNALRLLKLDKRVQDMIVDDKLTTGHARAMLAITDPDKQYEFAERAFDEKMSVRDVEREVKKLINDKKADKKIKAAELDPQLVAIYQDTQEKLKSVLGTKVYINAKDNKSGKLEIEYYTQDELNRIVELLENIK from the coding sequence ATGGCTACAAAAAAGGGAGGACTTGGTAAGGGATTAGATTCTCTTATTGTAAATAAGAATGAGGGTGTAGTTGCAGTTAACCCAGAACAGCATGGTGCACCAGTTGAGGTTGATATAAATAAGGTTGAGCCTAATAAGCTACAGCCAAGAAAAAATTTTGATGAGGATAAGCTTCAGGATTTAGCTGAAAATATTAAACTTCATGGAATTATTAACCCATTGATTGTTCAGGATCGTGGAAAATATTATGAGATTATTGGTGGAGAGCGTAGATGGAGAGCTGCAAGAATTGCAGGCTTTAAGAAAGTACCAGTAATCATTATGAAACTTAGCGAGCAGGAGTTCGTTGAGATTTCTCTTATCGATAACATCCAGCGTGAGCAGTTAAATCCTATTGAAGAAGCTATGGCGTTTGCTAGACTTATTGATGAGTTTAAGCTTAAGCAGGATGAGGTAGCAGAGCGTGTTTCGAAAAGCAGAACAACTATTACAAATGCACTTAGATTGTTGAAGCTTGATAAGCGTGTTCAGGACATGATTGTAGATGATAAGCTTACAACGGGTCATGCTCGTGCTATGCTTGCAATTACAGATCCAGATAAACAATATGAATTTGCAGAGAGAGCTTTCGATGAGAAGATGTCAGTGCGTGACGTTGAACGTGAAGTAAAGAAGCTAATCAACGATAAGAAAGCTGACAAGAAAATAAAAGCTGCAGAGCTTGATCCACAGTTGGTTGCTATATATCAGGATACACAGGAAAAATTAAAGAGTGTTCTTGGTACAAAGGTATATATTAATGCTAAGGATAACAAGTCTGGAAAGCTTGAGATTGAGTATTATACTCAGGATGAATTAAATAGAATAGTAGAGCTACTTGAAAATATAAAATAA
- a CDS encoding ParA family protein translates to MKRVIAIANQKGGVGKTTTSINLSACLAEAGKKVLVIDTDPQGNATSGLGLDKDECENTVYDLVLDQCIIKECMYEVENIPNLTVIPSNVDLAGAEIELLGINEKEYILRNAVDYVKDDFDYVIIDCPPSLNMLTINAMTTADSVLVPIQCEYYALEGISQLIHTIDLVQQRLNPKLKIDGVVFTMYDARTNLSSDVVDTVKNNLNATVYQTIIPRNVRLAEAPSHGLPINLYDSKSTGAESYRNLAKEIIGRKDI, encoded by the coding sequence ATGAAGAGAGTAATAGCGATTGCCAACCAAAAAGGTGGAGTTGGTAAGACTACAACGAGTATTAATCTTTCAGCATGTTTAGCTGAAGCAGGTAAGAAAGTTCTTGTTATTGATACTGATCCACAGGGAAATGCAACCAGCGGACTTGGATTAGATAAGGACGAATGTGAGAATACTGTTTATGATTTAGTATTAGACCAGTGTATTATTAAGGAATGTATGTATGAAGTGGAAAATATTCCAAATCTTACAGTTATTCCTTCTAATGTAGATTTAGCTGGTGCTGAAATTGAACTTCTTGGTATTAATGAAAAGGAATACATTCTTCGTAATGCAGTAGATTATGTAAAGGATGATTTTGATTATGTAATTATTGATTGTCCTCCTTCACTTAATATGCTTACTATCAATGCTATGACAACAGCTGATTCAGTACTTGTTCCAATTCAGTGCGAGTATTACGCATTGGAGGGAATTAGCCAGTTGATTCATACTATCGATCTTGTTCAGCAGAGACTTAATCCAAAACTTAAAATAGATGGTGTTGTATTTACAATGTATGATGCCAGAACAAATCTTTCTTCAGATGTAGTTGATACTGTAAAGAATAATCTTAATGCAACAGTTTATCAGACTATCATTCCTAGAAATGTTAGACTTGCAGAAGCTCCTTCTCATGGACTTCCAATTAATCTTTATGATTCAAAGTCTACAGGCGCAGAGAGCTATCGTAATCTTGCAAAAGAAATCATCGGAAGAAAGGATATATAG
- the rsmG gene encoding 16S rRNA (guanine(527)-N(7))-methyltransferase RsmG: MNRDYSYLINTLKEWNFTLTDVQINQLDMFYEMLVEKNKVMNLTAITDFDEVQLKHFADSLSICKVLPSDVNTVCDLGTGAGFPGIPMAIVYPNLQFTLIDSLNKRIKFLEEVVDTLGLKNVTLIHSRAEEAGRNKLYREHFDLVVSRAVANIATLSEYCLPLVKINGYFISFKSGDIKDEIELSGSAITKLGGKMNNPSYFNLPDTDISRSFIIIDKVKNTPKAYPRKAGTPSKEPLK; this comes from the coding sequence ATGAATAGAGATTATTCTTACTTAATTAATACATTGAAAGAATGGAATTTTACTTTGACTGATGTACAAATCAATCAGTTAGATATGTTCTATGAAATGTTAGTAGAAAAAAATAAGGTTATGAATCTTACAGCTATTACTGATTTTGATGAAGTTCAGCTTAAACATTTTGCTGATAGTTTGTCAATATGTAAGGTTTTACCTTCAGATGTAAATACAGTTTGCGATCTTGGTACTGGAGCAGGATTTCCTGGTATACCTATGGCAATAGTTTATCCTAATTTACAGTTTACTTTGATTGATTCTCTTAATAAGCGTATAAAATTTTTAGAGGAAGTCGTTGATACTTTAGGGCTTAAGAATGTAACGTTAATTCATTCCAGAGCAGAAGAGGCTGGTCGTAATAAGCTTTATCGAGAACATTTTGATTTAGTTGTTAGTAGAGCAGTTGCAAATATTGCTACTTTATCTGAGTATTGTCTTCCTCTTGTAAAAATTAATGGATATTTTATTAGTTTTAAATCTGGTGATATAAAGGATGAGATTGAACTATCTGGTTCTGCTATCACAAAGCTTGGCGGAAAAATGAATAACCCTTCTTATTTTAATTTACCTGATACAGATATTAGTCGCTCATTTATTATTATTGATAAGGTGAAAAATACTCCAAAGGCTTATCCTAGAAAAGCAGGTACTCCTAGTAAGGAACCGCTTAAATAA